From Solidesulfovibrio sp., the proteins below share one genomic window:
- a CDS encoding methyl-accepting chemotaxis protein, translating into MPDRSAYSGGVAPWLRQISIAWRFVLLLALFTVFIAGVVITFSFGLAKVLDYNTQAAQDILLRDQKDKLAVASNALASAIGEAIKDIPDQSARLALIRKMVDTFRFEDDQSGYYFVYENTVNVALPIAKERQGKDLHGVTDKNGVPYVRELLRKAQAGGGFVEYVFPKPGQGDQPKLAYAAMIPGTSMWLGTGVYIDNIEREKAAIRAGGLARVRSLLTAGLTGIGAGLVVLIGACLCIIATITRPIRQATEAATRCAAGDLDVRLDAAGKDEAARMQGALNTMVVTLRANMAAIEAKTRESEEKARAAEASRCQAETATAKAEAATAAGLLQAAERLGDVVHALSDASSRLSAQIGESSRGSEHQSGRMAETATAMEEMNATVLEVARNATNAATTTEAARDKANAGAGVVGRLVESIGRIRGQAQTLKDDMGRLGAQAQDIGRIMNVISDIADQTNLLALNAAIEAARAGEAGRGFAVVADEVRKLAEKTMTATKEVGEAITGIQQGTKRNVTGVDQAAGAVEEASGLAGEAGQALSEIVGLVDSASDQVRSIASAAQQQSATSEEINRSIEDVNATAATTARAMGEASLAVDDLARQAQDLADLTRELQAEGRSAGRKSLAR; encoded by the coding sequence ATGCCTGACCGAAGTGCGTATTCCGGCGGAGTAGCCCCCTGGCTCCGGCAAATTTCCATCGCCTGGCGTTTCGTGTTGCTGCTCGCGTTGTTCACCGTGTTCATCGCCGGCGTCGTGATCACGTTCTCCTTCGGTCTGGCCAAGGTGTTGGACTATAACACCCAGGCCGCCCAGGACATCCTCCTGCGGGACCAGAAGGACAAGCTGGCCGTGGCCTCCAACGCCCTGGCCAGCGCCATCGGCGAAGCGATCAAGGACATTCCCGACCAGTCGGCGCGCCTCGCCCTTATCCGCAAAATGGTCGACACCTTCCGTTTCGAGGACGACCAGTCCGGTTACTATTTCGTCTACGAGAACACGGTCAACGTCGCCCTGCCCATCGCCAAGGAGCGGCAAGGCAAAGACCTCCACGGGGTAACGGACAAAAACGGGGTCCCTTACGTGCGCGAGCTGCTGCGAAAGGCGCAAGCCGGCGGCGGGTTCGTGGAATACGTCTTCCCCAAGCCCGGCCAGGGCGACCAGCCCAAACTCGCCTACGCCGCCATGATCCCGGGCACCAGCATGTGGCTCGGCACGGGGGTCTACATCGACAACATCGAACGCGAAAAGGCCGCCATCCGCGCCGGAGGCCTAGCGCGCGTCCGCAGCCTGCTCACGGCCGGCCTCACCGGCATCGGCGCCGGCCTGGTGGTGCTCATCGGCGCCTGCCTGTGCATCATCGCCACCATCACCCGGCCCATCCGCCAGGCCACCGAGGCGGCGACGCGTTGCGCCGCCGGCGACCTGGACGTGCGCCTGGACGCCGCGGGCAAGGACGAGGCCGCCCGCATGCAGGGGGCGCTCAACACCATGGTGGTGACGTTGCGGGCCAACATGGCGGCCATCGAAGCCAAGACCCGGGAAAGCGAGGAAAAAGCCCGGGCGGCCGAGGCCTCGCGCTGCCAGGCCGAAACGGCCACGGCCAAGGCCGAGGCGGCCACGGCCGCCGGCCTACTCCAGGCGGCCGAGCGGCTCGGCGACGTGGTCCACGCCCTCTCGGACGCCTCGTCGCGCCTGTCCGCCCAGATCGGGGAATCGAGCCGGGGCTCGGAACACCAGTCCGGGCGCATGGCCGAGACGGCCACGGCCATGGAGGAGATGAACGCCACGGTGCTGGAAGTGGCCAGAAACGCCACCAACGCCGCGACGACCACCGAAGCCGCCCGGGACAAGGCCAACGCCGGCGCCGGCGTGGTCGGCCGGCTGGTGGAGAGCATCGGCCGGATTCGCGGCCAGGCGCAAACGCTCAAGGACGACATGGGGCGGCTCGGCGCCCAGGCCCAGGACATCGGCCGCATCATGAACGTCATCTCGGACATCGCCGACCAGACCAACCTGCTGGCCTTAAACGCGGCCATTGAGGCGGCCCGGGCCGGCGAGGCCGGGCGCGGCTTCGCCGTCGTGGCCGACGAGGTGCGCAAGCTGGCGGAAAAGACCATGACCGCGACCAAGGAAGTGGGCGAGGCCATCACCGGCATCCAGCAGGGCACCAAGCGCAACGTGACCGGTGTCGACCAGGCGGCCGGGGCCGTGGAGGAGGCCAGCGGCCTGGCCGGCGAGGCCGGACAGGCGCTTTCGGAAATCGTGGGGCTGGTGGACAGCGCCTCGGACCAGGTCCGCTCCATCGCCTCGGCCGCCCAGCAGCAGTCGGCCACAAGCGAGGAGATCAACCGCTCCATCGAGGACGTCAACGCCACGGCCGCCACCACGGCCCGAGCCATGGGCGAGGCGTCCCTGGCCGTGGACGACCTGGCCCGCCAGGCCCAGGACCTGGCCGACCTGACCCGGGAACTCCAGGCCGAGGGACGGTCGGCCGGCAGGAAAAGCCTGGCCCGGTAA
- a CDS encoding DUF169 domain-containing protein, whose translation MSASSIATAEARALHEALGLSEEPYGIRYADQAPAGGLAPEPGPALSIEGERAGTIPWTEVWEKFSCVMGKLWLARKKNTAAVFEAARYGCPGGSFYLGFHAPQLDFITCYVSTGIPGTPVAGERYLPSPAAARRFFTDIPPRPAPARYCVMEPLSRCPADAPPELVTFFARGEVLTGLANLAAFVTDDLEAVAAPFGAGCGFLVSWPLYYLATGRLRAVLGCGDPSARKWMRPDEMTFTVPRALYDLFLEKWRDSFLTAGTWGQVRQKIARSRKAWGET comes from the coding sequence ATGTCCGCATCGTCGATTGCGACCGCTGAAGCCCGGGCTTTGCACGAAGCCCTGGGCCTGTCCGAGGAGCCCTACGGCATCCGCTACGCCGACCAGGCCCCGGCCGGGGGGCTCGCCCCCGAACCCGGCCCGGCCCTGTCCATCGAGGGAGAGCGGGCCGGAACGATCCCCTGGACCGAGGTCTGGGAAAAATTTTCCTGCGTCATGGGCAAGCTGTGGCTGGCCCGCAAGAAAAACACGGCCGCCGTCTTCGAGGCCGCCCGCTACGGCTGCCCCGGCGGCTCGTTCTACCTGGGTTTTCACGCGCCCCAGCTCGATTTCATCACCTGCTACGTGTCCACGGGCATCCCGGGCACGCCCGTGGCCGGCGAGCGCTACCTGCCCTCGCCGGCGGCGGCCAGGCGCTTTTTCACCGACATCCCGCCCCGGCCGGCCCCGGCCCGGTACTGCGTCATGGAGCCCCTGTCGCGATGCCCGGCCGACGCCCCGCCGGAACTCGTCACCTTTTTCGCCCGGGGCGAGGTGCTCACCGGCCTGGCCAACCTGGCCGCCTTCGTCACGGACGACCTGGAGGCGGTGGCCGCGCCGTTCGGCGCCGGGTGCGGCTTCCTGGTGAGCTGGCCGCTGTACTACCTGGCCACGGGCCGGTTGCGGGCGGTGCTCGGCTGCGGCGACCCCTCGGCCCGCAAGTGGATGCGGCCCGACGAAATGACGTTCACCGTGCCGCGCGCCCTGTACGACCTTTTCCTGGAAAAATGGCGCGACTCGTTCCTGACCGCCGGGACCTGGGGGCAGGTGCGCCAGAAGATCGCCCGCAGCCGCAAGGCCTGGGGCGAGACGTAA
- a CDS encoding isoprenylcysteine carboxylmethyltransferase family protein yields MNRWGMGTMLYRGTILYALLAMFYDTILIAHFCDRLVPERLALAVGGTLVLLGLVVYALGVFAVYEAVDARQLATRGIYAVLRHPLYAAWVWCIVPGLALLQGTLLTLGAPVVAAIFYRLCIPHEEAHLRRTFGEAYDRYRDRVGGIVPRFGRT; encoded by the coding sequence ATGAACCGATGGGGCATGGGCACGATGCTGTATCGCGGGACGATCCTCTATGCCCTGTTGGCGATGTTTTACGACACGATCCTCATCGCCCATTTCTGCGACAGGCTCGTGCCCGAGCGGCTGGCCCTGGCCGTGGGCGGGACGCTCGTCCTGCTGGGCCTGGTCGTCTACGCCCTGGGGGTGTTCGCGGTCTACGAGGCCGTGGACGCCAGACAGTTGGCCACGCGCGGCATTTACGCCGTGCTGCGCCACCCGCTCTACGCCGCCTGGGTCTGGTGCATCGTGCCGGGGCTGGCCCTGCTCCAGGGCACGCTTTTAACCCTGGGCGCGCCGGTGGTGGCCGCGATCTTCTACCGGCTGTGCATCCCCCACGAGGAGGCCCATCTGCGCCGGACCTTCGGCGAGGCCTACGACCGCTACCGGGACCGCGTGGGCGGCATCGTGCCGCGTTTCGGCCGGACATGA